In a single window of the Raphanus sativus cultivar WK10039 chromosome 9, ASM80110v3, whole genome shotgun sequence genome:
- the LOC108828650 gene encoding cyclin-dependent kinase E-1: protein MGDGSSTRSNSSNSSTSEKPEWLQQYNLVGKIGEGTYGLVFLARTNTPSKRPIAIKKFKQSKDGDGVSPTAIREIMLLTEISHENVVKLFNVHINFADMSLYLAFDYAEYDLYEIIRHHRDKVGHSLNQYTVKSLLWQLLNGLNYLHSNWIIHRDLKPSNILVMGEGEEHGIMKIADFGLARIFQAPLKPLSDNGVVVTIWYRAPELLLGSKHYTSAVDMWAVGCIFAELLTLKPLFQGAEAKSSQNPFQVDQLDKIFKILGHPTVDKWPTLANLPHWQSDLQHIQSHRYDSAGLHNVVHLNPKSPSYDLLSKMLEYDPLKRITASQALEHEYFRMEPLPGRNAFVASQPMEKNVNYPTRPVDTNTDFEGTTRINPPQAVAAGNVAGGHGMGSRSMPRPMVAHNMQRMQPQGGVMAYNFPAQAGMNPSVPMQQRGMAQPHQQQQQQQLRRKDPGMGMSGYAPPNKTRRL, encoded by the coding sequence ATGGGAGATGGAAGTAGCACCAGATCCAACAGCTCAAACAGCAGCACCAGCGAGAAACCAGAGTGGCTGCAACAGTACAACCTCGTCGGCAAGATCGGCGAAGGCACTTACGGTCTTGTTTTCTTGGCTAGAACCAACACTCCGTCCAAGAGACCGATCGCCATCAAGAAGTTCAAGCAGTCGAAAGACGGAGACGGAGTCTCCCCGACCGCCATCCGCGAGATCATGCTCCTCACTGAGATCTCCCACGAGAACGTTGTCAAGCTCTTCAACGTCCACATCAACTTCGCTGACATGTCTCTCTACCTCGCCTTTGACTACGCGGAGTACGACCTCTACGAGATCATAAGGCACCATAGAGACAAAGTGGGACATTCGTTGAACCAGTACACGGTCAAGTCCTTGCTGTGGCAGCTCCTCAACGGGTTGAACTATCTCCATAGTAACTGGATCATACACAGAGACTTGAAACCGTCGAATATCTTGGTGATGGGTGAAGGAGAAGAGCATGGGATAATGAAGATAGCTGATTTTGGGCTCGCACGTATCTTCCAAGCTCCGTTGAAACCGTTATCAGATAACGGAGTTGTGGTCACTATCTGGTACCGTGCGCCTGAGCTGCTTCTTGGTTCAAAGCACTACACAAGCGCGGTTGACATGTGGGCGGTTGGGTGTATATTCGCGGAGCTGCTGACTCTCAAGCCCTTGTTCCAAGGAGCTGAGGCTAAGTCATCTCAAAACCCTTTCCAAGTAGATCAGCTAGACAAGATATTCAAGATCTTGGGACATCCGACGGTGGATAAATGGCCGACGCTGGCTAACCTTCCTCACTGGCAGTCTGATCTTCAGCACATCCAATCTCATAGATACGACAGTGCTGGTCTCCACAACGTGGTTCACTTGAACCCCAAGAGCCCTTCTTATGATCTCTTGTCCAAGATGCTGGAGTACGATCCTCTGAAACGTATCACCGCCTCGCAGGCGTTGGAGCATGAGTATTTCAGGATGGAGCCTCTCCCTGGGAGGAACGCGTTTGTGGCGTCTCAGCCGATGGAGAAGAACGTGAATTACCCTACTCGTCCTGTTGATACGAACACCGACTTCGAAGGCACGACACGCATCAACCCGCCTCAAGCGGTGGCGGCGGGAAACGTGGCGGGTGGTCATGGGATGGGGAGTAGATCGATGCCGAGACCAATGGTTGCGCATAACATGCAGAGGATGCAACCACAAGGCGGTGTGATGGCTTATAATTTCCCTGCACAGGCTGGGATGAACCCTAGTGTTCCTATGCAGCAGAGAGGGATGGCTCAACcgcatcagcagcagcagcaacaacagttGAGAAGGAAAGATCCTGGAATGGGTATGTCTGGTTACGCACCTCCTAACAAGACCAGACGTCTCtga
- the LOC108828194 gene encoding pyruvate kinase, cytosolic isozyme, which translates to MSNINIEGIMKDLPNDGRTPKTKIVCTLGPASRSVPMIEKLLRAGMNVARFNFSHGSHEYHQETLDNLRAAMQNTGMLAAVMLDTKGPEIRTGFLKDGNPIQLKEGQEITISTDYDIKGDEKTISMSYKKLPVDVQPGHTILCADGSISLAVLSCDTKAGTVRCRCENTAMLGERKNVNLPGVVVDLPTLTEKDVEDILKWGVPNKIDMIALSFVRKGSDLVNVRKVLGSHSKSIMLMSKVENQEGVLNFDDILRETDAFMVARGDLGMEIPIEKIFLAQKMMIYKCNLAGKPVVTATQMLESMIKSPRPTRAEATDVANAVLDGTDCVMLSGESAAGAYPEIAVKTMAKICIEAESSLDYNTIFKEMIRATPLPMSTLESLASSAVRTANKARAKLIIVLTRGGTTAKLVAKYRPAVPILSVVVPVFTSDTFNWSCSDESPARHSLIYRGLIPVLAEGSAKATDSESTEEIIESALKSATEKGLCNHGDAVVALHRIGAASVIKICVVK; encoded by the exons ATGTCGAACATAAACATAGAAGGGATAATGAAGGATCTACCTAACGACGGGAGGACTCCGAAGACGAAGATCGTCTGCACTCTAGGCCCCGCCTCTCGCTCCGTTCCCATGATCGAGAAGCTTCTCAGAGCAGGCATGAACGTCGCTCGTTTCAACTTCTCTCACGGTAGCCATGAGTACCATCAGGAGACTCTCGACAACCTCCGCGCCGCTATGCAGAACACCGGCATGCTCGCTGCTGTTATGCTCGACACAAAG GGGCCTGAGATTCGTACTGGTTTCTTGAAAGATGGGAACCCTATACAGCTCAAGGAAGGTCAGGAGATAACTATCAGCACTGACTACGACATCAAGGGCGATGAGAAAACTATTTCCATGAGCTACAAGAAGCTGCCGGTGGATGTTCAGCCCGGGCATACCATACTCTGTGCAGATGGAAGCATTAGTCTTGCTGTACTGTCGTGCGATACGAAGGCTGGTACTGTGAGATGTCGGTGTGAGAATACAGCGATGCTGGGGGAGAGAAAGAACGTGAATCTCCCTGGTGTGGTTGTTGATCTCCCTACGCTGACTGAGAAGGATGTGGAGGATATTTTGAAATGGGGTGTTCCGAACAAGATCGATATGATTGCTCTCTCCTTTGTTCGTAAAGGATCGGATCTTGTTAATGTCAGGAAAGTGCTTGGATCACATTCCAAGAGTATAATGTTGATGTCCAAG GTTGAGAACCAGGAAGGAGTGCTGAACTTCGATGACATCTTGCGTGAAACGGATGCGTTCATGGTTGCTCGTGGTGATCTCGGTATGGAGATTCCGATAGAGAAGATCTTCTTGGCTCAAAAGATGATGATCTACAAGTGTAACCTTGCTGGTAAACCGGTGGTTACAGCGACTCAAATGCTCGAGTCTATGATCAAATCTCCCAGACCAACACGAGCCGAAGCCACCGACGTAGCGAACGCGGTTCTAGATGGCACGGACTGTGTCATGCTCAGCGGTGAAAGCGCTGCGGGAGCCTACCCTGAGATAGCAGTGAAAACCATGGCTAAAATCTGCATCGAAGCAGAGTCATCGCTTGACTACAACACGATATTCAAGGAGATGATAAGAGCAACCCCACTTCCGATGAGCACGCTTGAGAGTCTTGCGTCATCCGCTGTGAGAACGGCAAACAAAGCCAGGGCCAAACTCATCATCGTGCTGACCAGAGGAGGTACAACGGCGAAACTAGTGGCTAAGTACAGACCAGCTGTTCCGATTCTCTCGGTGGTTGTTCCGGTTTTCACCAGCGATACATTTAACTGGAGCTGCAGCGATGAGTCGCCAGCGAGGCATAGTTTGATATACAGAGGTCTGATTCCGGTTTTGGCTGAAGGATCTGCAAAAGCTACTGACAGTGAATCTACAGAGGAGATTATTGAGTCTGCTTTGAAGTCGGCTACTGAGAAAGGACTCTGTAACCATGGTGATGCTGTGGTGGCTCTCCACCGTAttggagctgcttctgttatCAAGATCTGTGTGGTCAAGTAA
- the LOC108828193 gene encoding uncharacterized protein At5g08430 → MKARDMDAVEIVDVDNEDEEEKECEDWCFVCKDGGSLMLCDYKDCPKVYHASCVEKSISVQNNEESLICMWHSCYLCNKRPKLFCLCCPHAVCEGCVTHAEFINLKKNKGLCCHCQEYVITLEEIQEYDAAGDKIDLTDRDTYECLFLEYWEIIKNQESVTFDDVIASKSRKKAAAKAKSRYKDDPKFELHHVKSSKSPKKGIIKLEDDDDDDPQFSLTDYAEDNKTTPKTKRMEFIGWGSKPLIEFLTSIGEDTREEISQHTVESVIKTYIREKNLLDNEIKNKKKVRCDEKLFSIFRKKYVNQKRIYSLLNAHFKENVEQIEYISLLERGFGEKNHENVSVPCKKQKTETSDEETCEMEVKPEMRPTGLAAISADNIKLVYLRKSLVMELLKQSGSFRNKVVGSFVKVRNDPRDPIAFQVLQVTDLKSVDDKGMFLYVAGEASDVSISRLDDSDITKEEIDDLKQKVMSGLRQPTLVEMKQKAKVLHEDITKHWIKRQLIILQKRINCANEKGWRKELEEYLEERELLQKPSEQERLLRQTPKIIEELVEIEQDPPAASSDSSKQGNITGLSQEVVVIDID, encoded by the exons ATGAAAGCTAGAGATATGGATGCAGTGGAGATTGTTGATGTGGATaatgaggatgaggaggagaaggagTGTGAGGACTGGTGCTTCGTCTGCAAAGATGGTGGAAGCTTAATGCTCTGTGACTACAA GGACTGTCCAAAAGTGTATCATGCTTCTTGTGTTGAAAAGAGTATCTCAGTACAAAACAATGAAGAATCTTTGATCTGTA TGTGGCACAGTTGCTACTTGTGTAACAAGAGACCCAAGCTGTTCTGTCTTTGTTGCCCACATGCTGTATGTGAAGGCTGTGTTACCCATGCTGAGTTTATTAACCTCAAAAAGAACAAAGGCTTATGCTGTCATTGCCAAGAGTATGTCATTACTTTAGAAGAGATTCAAGAATATGATGCTGCTGGG GATAAGATTGACTTGACAGACAGGGATACATATGAGTGTCTGTTTCTTGAGTATTGGGAGATAATAAAGAATCAAGAATCTGTAACTTTTGATGATGTCATTGCTTCAAAGTCACGGAAGAAAGCTGCTGCTAAGGCTAAGTCAAGGTACAAAGATGACCCCAAGTTTGAGCTTCATCACGTCAAATCTTCAAAGTCACCAAAGAAAGGCATCATCAAGcttgaggatgatgatgatgatgatccacAGTTTTCATTAACTGATTATGCAGAAGATAATAAAACTACGCCCAAAACGAAGAGAATGGAGTTTATAGGATGGGGCTCAAAGCCGCTTATTGAGTTCCTGACATCTATAGGGGAAGACACAAGAGAAGAGATCTCACAACACACTGTTGAGTCGGTCATCAAAACGTACATTCGTGAGAAAAACCTGCTTGACAATGAAataaagaataagaagaaagtTCGGTGTGATGAGAAGCTGTTCTCTATCTTCAGGAAGAAGTATGTGAATCAGAAGAGGATTTATTCACTTCTAAATGCTCATTTCAAAGAGAACGTTGAGCAGATAGAGTATATCTCACTCTTGGAACGTGGCTTCGGTGAGAAGAACCACGAGAATGTCTCAGTGCCTtgcaagaagcagaaaacagaaACCTCAGACGAGGAGACTTGCGAGATGGAAGTGAAACCTGAGATGAGACCAACTGGTTTAGCTGCGATCAGTGCAGATAATATAAAGCTTGTTTACTTGCGCAAGAGCTTAGTTATGGAGCTACTGAAGCAGAGTGGGAGTTTTAGGAACAAAGTGGTGGGAAGCTTTGTGAAAGTGAGGAATGACCCTAGGGATCCTATAGCGTTCCAGGTCTTGCAGGTTACAG accTTAAAAGTGTTGATGACAAGGGAATGTTTCTCTATGTTGCTGGTGAGGCAAGTGATGTTAGCATTTCTAGGTTGGATGATTCTGACATAACCAAG GAGGAGATTGATGATTTGAAACAGAAAGTGATGAGTGGACTTAGACAACCAACTCTT GTTGAGATGAAACAGAAGGCTAAGGTCCTCCATGAGGATATAACAAAACAT TGGATTAAAAGGCAGCTTATCATTCTTCAAAAACGCATCAACTGTGCTAATGAGAAAGGATGGAGAAAAGAAT TAGAGGAGTACTTAGAGGAGAGAGAGCTTCTCCAAAAGCCTTCAGAGCAGGAGAGATTGTTAAGACAAACTCCAAAGATCATTGAAGAACTCGTCGAGATTGAACAAGATCCACCAGCTGCATCTTCAGATAGCAGCAAACAAGGGAACATCACTGGTCTGTCTCAGGAGGTGGTCGTTATAGATATCGACTGA
- the LOC108826544 gene encoding protein KOKOPELLI, whose product MQSRYCRTNGLYILQTVIFPLLRSDASLLLLLRSFFLGSFLISFLMDPLNFETDLQSLRRLYGLLHSNANNESIPQAFLLDENTQFLLKRLLDSATEELLARQTKILAQVQLGLPTPSRNLVSRSVIKVPSKVGLTEEVVDSIERIETQLSAFRFCSSRDHDRTRRCKSRTMQDNSSSGMPFQRLNEKALMGRRQSYQASVSGSRSHYMPASKQMSQTTRTSNVNNVAARVDRTMDLESQGSSSPDDDQVVLVRSRTPLPPRPVRPERPRESKRTSLKMASMKPTLLDQETETWYGESGNTRSGTSSQVSTDQESEEESRETGSTTGSSWQTHGESVTESEDSSYPPSESEDSSQESDSPPHKTRDSRSREPEKQRKRSKGRLTRFKEKLGKVFHHHHYHHHHHENKEQGHKPSAWKRLVKKHLQKDKEKLVERRMKSESKGLVTKHKKKGGRQFHALVEGLMRHRRRHSKMKKQSHVRKNNWWKTRRRQRGIKFPNRGRVKLGKTNYLCNKDQEHDEN is encoded by the exons ATGCAGAGTCGTTACTGTCGTACCAAcggtttatatattttgcaaACGGTTATTTTTCCGTTACTCCGATCTGAcgcatctcttcttcttcttcttcgctctTTCTTTCTTGGTTCTTTCTTAATAAGTTTTTTGATGGATCCTCTCAACTTTGAGACCGATCTTCAGTCATTGAGAAGATTATACGGCCTTCTCCACTCAAATGCGAACAACGAATCCATACCTCAAGCCTTTCTG TTAGATGAGAACACTCAGTTTCTACTTAAACGTTTGCTTGATTCTGCGACCGAGGAGCTTTTGGCTAGACAAACCAAG ATACTTGCCCAAGTACAGTTAGGTTTGCCAACTCCGAGTAGAAACTTAGTCTCAAGAAGTGTCATTAAAGTGCCTAGTAAGGTTGGTTTAACAGAGGAAGTGGTTGATTCAATCGAACGTATCGAAACGCAGCTTTCTGCGTTTCGTTTTTGTTCTAGTCGTGATCACGACAGAACAAGGAGGTGCAAGTCACGTACCATGCAAGATAACTCATCTTCTGGAATGCCTTTTCAACGGTTAAATGAGAAAGCGTTGATGGGACGAAGACAAAGCTACCAAGCTTCTGTGTCTGGTTCACGGAGCCATTACATGCCAGCGAGTAAGCAAATGAGTCAAACTACAAGAACCTCGAACGTGAATAATGTCGCAGCCCGTGTTGATCGAACTATGGATCTCGAGTCACAAGGAAGCAGTTCTCCTGATGATGATCAGGTTGTTTTGGTTAGGTCACGTACCCCATTACCGCCTCGTCCTGTAAGACCCGAGAGGCCAAGAGAGAGTAAGAGAACGTCACTGAAGATGGCGAGTATGAAACCGACTTTGTTGGATCAAGAAACCGAGACATGGTATGGAGAGAGTGGTAACACACGGTCTGGAACAAGCTCACAAGTTTCTACAGATCAAGAATCAGAAGAAGAGTCTAGAGAAACAGGTTCAACCACTGGGTCAAGCTGGCAAACTCATGGCGAGAGCGTCACCGAGTCAGAAGACTCATCGTATCCACCATCAGAGAGCGAAGACAGCTCTCAAGAAAGTGACTCTCCTCCACACAAAACGAGAGACAGCAGATCAAGGGAACCtgaaaaacagaggaaaaggTCTAAGGGGAGGCTTACAAGATTCAAGGAGAAGCTAGGTAAAGTGTTTCACCATCACCACTACCACCACCATCACCATGAGAATAAAGAGCAAGGCCACAAGCCATCAGCTTGGAAGCGTTTAGTGAAGAAACATCTTCAGAAAGACAAAGAGAAGTTGGTTGAGAGAAGGATGAAGTCAGAATCCAAAGGTTTGGTGACTAAACATAAGAAGAAAGGTGGGCGGCAGTTTCATGCGTTAGTGGAAGGGTTGATGAGACATCGTAGAAGACACTCGAAGATGAAAAAGCAGAGCCATGTCAGGAAAAATAATTGGTGGAAGACCCGTAGACGTCAACGTGGTATCAAGTTTCCTAACAGAGGGCGGGTTAAGCTAGGGAAGACAAACTATTTGTGTAATAAGGATCAAGAACATGATGAAAACTAG
- the LOC108824072 gene encoding uncharacterized protein LOC108824072, giving the protein MMSKENQLETADCGVNDHGSPPVKNNEELAAVEKQRYSTDSDYGLPTCRVCHSAESDKRGDAALGLLGIITPPVPEARRSNADEAGDDKSNIDIEMGIQNQQQQHQDALLELGCSCKNELALVHYACALKWFLNHGSTVCEICGKAAENIKTADVSKVVIALRDYTALRERTDPNSVSTVSTTDEVAAIRRQRLSEISSWFGPHSLNNNNNNNSSSVAASQAVSEQPLGVVSFDISPMENRATKWAVEGTGILLATGLLTVTLVWLIAPRVDKKTARSGAHILLGGLCALIVVIFFRFVVLTRIRYGPARYWVILFIFWFLVFGVWASRSNAHNYT; this is encoded by the exons atGATGAGTAAAGAGAATCAGTTGGAGACAGCAGACTGTGGAGTCAATGATCACGGTTCTCCACCCGTCAAGAACAACGAGGAGCTAGCAGCCGTTGAGAAGCAGCGTTACAGTACAGACAGTGACTATGGTTTGCCAACTTGTCGTGTATGCCACTCTGCAGAATCCGACAAACGAGGAGATGCTGCCTTAGGACTCTTGGGGATCATCACTCCTCCGGTTCCAGAGGCTCGTAGAAGCAATGCAGACGAAGCTGGTGATGACAAGAGCAACATTGATATCGAAATGGGAATCCAGaaccagcagcagcagcatcaaGATGCGTTACTTGAACTTGGATGTTCTTGCAAAAACGAGCTTGCTTTGGTACACTACGCTTGTGCGCTCAAATGGTTCCTCAACCATGGATCCACCGTGTGTGAGATCTGCGGGAAAGCTGCGGAAAACATAAAAACTGCTGATGTCAGCAAAGTAGTCATTGCCTTGAGAGATTACACGGCGCTAAGAGAAAGAACAGATCCAAACTCTGTATCAACGGTGAGTACTACAGATGAAGTTGCTGCCATTAGAAGGCAACGACTTAGTGAGATATCTTCATGGTTTGGCCCTCATTCcctgaacaacaacaacaacaacaacagtagCTCTGTTGCGGCTTCTCAGGCTGTCTCCGAACAACCTTTAGGTGTTGTGAGCTTTGACATCTCGCCTATGGAAAATCGTGCAACTAAATGGGCTGTGGAAGGTACAGGGATTCTACTTGCTACTGGTTTACTCACTGTTACATTGGTCTGGCTCATTGCTCCTCGTGTTGATAag AAAACTGCTAGGAGTGGAGCTCATATTCTTCTTGGTGGTCTATGTGCTTTAATAGTAGTCATCTTCTTCAGATTT gTTGTGCTCACAAGAATAAGGTATGGTCCTGCACGCTACTGGGTAATCTTGTTCATCTTCTGGTTTCTTGTATTTGGTGTTTGGGCTTCTCGTTCTAATGCTCACAATTACACTTGA
- the LOC108823471 gene encoding ultraviolet-B receptor UVR8 isoform X1 yields the protein MAEEEMVADEAVTAPPRKVLLISAGASHSVALLTGDVVCSWGRGEDGQLGHGDAEDRPSPTQLSALDDHQIVSVTCGADHTVAYSESRSEVYSWGWGDFGRLGHGNSSDLFTPLPIKALHGVRIKQIACGDSHCLAVTMEGEVQSWGRNQNGQLGLGDTEDSLVPRKIQAFEGIRIKMVAAGAEHTAAVTEDGDLYGWGWGRYGNLGLGDRNDRLVPERVASAGAEKMSMVACGWRHTISVSYSGALYTYGWSKYGQLGHGDLEDHLIPHKLEALGNNVISQISGGWRHTMALTSDGKLYGWGWNKFGQVGVGDNIDQCSPVQVRFPDDQKVVQVSCGWRHTLAVTERNNVFAWGRGTNGQLGIGESLDRNSPKIIEALSVDGASGQQIESSNFDPASGKSWVSPSERYAVVPDETVNGSKEGNGGDISVPQTDAKRVRI from the exons ATGGCTGAAGAGGAGATGGTGGCCGATGAAGCAGTTACAGCTCCGCCTCGTAAGGTGCTCCTCATATCCGCCGGTGCTAGTCACTCCGTCGCTCTACTCA CTGGGGATGTTGTTTGCTCATGGGGTAGAGGAGAGGATGGACAATTAGGTCACGGAGATGCGGAGGATCGACCTTCTCCTACGcagctaagcgccttggatgaCCACCAAATCGTTTCCGTTACCTGTGGTGCTGACCACACGGTTGCTTATTCAGAGTCACGCTCGGAGGTCTACAGTTGGGGATG GGGTGATTTTGGGAGATTAGGACATGGGAATTCCAGCGACTTGTTTACTCCGCTGCCAATCAAAGCATTGCATGGTGTTCGGATAAAGCAGATTGCTTGTGGGGATAGTCATTGTTTGGCTGTGACTATGGAAGGAGAGGTGCAAAG CTGGGGGCGCAACCAGAATGGTCAACTTGGTCTGGGGGACACTGAAGATTCTCTAGTTCCTCGGAAGATTCAAGCCTTTGAG GGAATACGAATCAAAATGGTTGCTGCTGGTGCAGAACACACTGCTGCGGTTACAGAAGATGGTGATCTTTATGGATGGGGATGGGGAAGATATGGAAATTTGGGATTAGGTGACCGGAATGACCGCTTGGTTCCTGAAAGGGTTGCCTCTGCTGGT GCTGAGAAGATGTCGATGGTTGCTTGTGGATGGAGGCACACGATATCAGTTTCTTACTCTGGAGCATTATATACTTATGGATGGAGCAAATATGGACAGCTAGGACATGGTGACTTAGAGGATCACCTTATTCCTCACAAACTGGAAGCGCTGGGCAACAATGTTATCTCCCAG ATTTCTGGAGGTTGGAGACATACAATGGCATTGACTTCTGATGGAAAACTATATGGATGGGGTTGGAATAAG TTTGGGCAAGTAGGAGTGGGAGATAATATAGATCAGTGTTCTCCTGTGCAAGTGCGGTTTCCCGATGATCAG AAAGTAGTTCAAGTCTCATGTGGATGGAGACATACCTTGGCTGTGACTGAAAGAAACAATGTGTTTGCTTGGGGAAGAGGTACAAATGGACAGCTCGGCATTGGAGAGTCGCTTGACAG GAATTCCCCCAAGATTATAGAAGCACTCAGCGTGGATGGAGCAAGTGGACAACAGATAGAATCTTCTAATTTCGATCCAGCTTCag GGAAAAGCTGGGTGTCACCATCAGAGAGATATGCGGTTGTTCCTGATGAAACTGTAAATGGTTCAAAGGAAGGCAATGGTGGTGATATCAGCGTACCACAAACTGATGCTAAGCGTGTACGAATCTGA
- the LOC108823471 gene encoding ultraviolet-B receptor UVR8 isoform X2 produces MAEEEMVADEAVTAPPRKVLLISAGASHSVALLTGDVVCSWGRGEDGQLGHGDAEDRPSPTQLSALDDHQIVSVTCGADHTVAYSESRSEVYSWGWGDFGRLGHGNSSDLFTPLPIKALHGVRIKQIACGDSHCLAVTMEGEVQSWGRNQNGQLGLGDTEDSLVPRKIQAFEAEKMSMVACGWRHTISVSYSGALYTYGWSKYGQLGHGDLEDHLIPHKLEALGNNVISQISGGWRHTMALTSDGKLYGWGWNKFGQVGVGDNIDQCSPVQVRFPDDQKVVQVSCGWRHTLAVTERNNVFAWGRGTNGQLGIGESLDRNSPKIIEALSVDGASGQQIESSNFDPASGKSWVSPSERYAVVPDETVNGSKEGNGGDISVPQTDAKRVRI; encoded by the exons ATGGCTGAAGAGGAGATGGTGGCCGATGAAGCAGTTACAGCTCCGCCTCGTAAGGTGCTCCTCATATCCGCCGGTGCTAGTCACTCCGTCGCTCTACTCA CTGGGGATGTTGTTTGCTCATGGGGTAGAGGAGAGGATGGACAATTAGGTCACGGAGATGCGGAGGATCGACCTTCTCCTACGcagctaagcgccttggatgaCCACCAAATCGTTTCCGTTACCTGTGGTGCTGACCACACGGTTGCTTATTCAGAGTCACGCTCGGAGGTCTACAGTTGGGGATG GGGTGATTTTGGGAGATTAGGACATGGGAATTCCAGCGACTTGTTTACTCCGCTGCCAATCAAAGCATTGCATGGTGTTCGGATAAAGCAGATTGCTTGTGGGGATAGTCATTGTTTGGCTGTGACTATGGAAGGAGAGGTGCAAAG CTGGGGGCGCAACCAGAATGGTCAACTTGGTCTGGGGGACACTGAAGATTCTCTAGTTCCTCGGAAGATTCAAGCCTTTGAG GCTGAGAAGATGTCGATGGTTGCTTGTGGATGGAGGCACACGATATCAGTTTCTTACTCTGGAGCATTATATACTTATGGATGGAGCAAATATGGACAGCTAGGACATGGTGACTTAGAGGATCACCTTATTCCTCACAAACTGGAAGCGCTGGGCAACAATGTTATCTCCCAG ATTTCTGGAGGTTGGAGACATACAATGGCATTGACTTCTGATGGAAAACTATATGGATGGGGTTGGAATAAG TTTGGGCAAGTAGGAGTGGGAGATAATATAGATCAGTGTTCTCCTGTGCAAGTGCGGTTTCCCGATGATCAG AAAGTAGTTCAAGTCTCATGTGGATGGAGACATACCTTGGCTGTGACTGAAAGAAACAATGTGTTTGCTTGGGGAAGAGGTACAAATGGACAGCTCGGCATTGGAGAGTCGCTTGACAG GAATTCCCCCAAGATTATAGAAGCACTCAGCGTGGATGGAGCAAGTGGACAACAGATAGAATCTTCTAATTTCGATCCAGCTTCag GGAAAAGCTGGGTGTCACCATCAGAGAGATATGCGGTTGTTCCTGATGAAACTGTAAATGGTTCAAAGGAAGGCAATGGTGGTGATATCAGCGTACCACAAACTGATGCTAAGCGTGTACGAATCTGA